Proteins from a genomic interval of Trifolium pratense cultivar HEN17-A07 linkage group LG6, ARS_RC_1.1, whole genome shotgun sequence:
- the LOC123889863 gene encoding beta-glucosidase 11-like, with amino-acid sequence MYKGNGDIACDQYHKYKEDVQLMANMGLDAYRFSISWSRLIPDGKGPINPKGLEYYNNLINELISHGIQPHVTLHHWDLPQKLEDEYGGWVNRSIVKDFTAYAEVCFREFGDRVKYWTTVNEGNVYASFGYDLGMLPPQRCSPSFQANCSRGNSSTEPYLVAHHMLLAHASAARLYRKKYKGTQHGFIGFNLLTFGFVPLTNTSEDIIATQRVQDFMIGWFLNPFTFGDYPDIMKKNAGSRIPSFTKKESNLVKGSIDFLGINFYFSFYVKNSPAIQQIKDRDYMEDIEVETIQLTTNDTSPFEVPITPWMLQGVLDSVKKDYGNFPIYIQENGQQTLSNSSLDDWSRVKYLHEYIGAMANALRSGSNVKGYFVWCFLDGFELLGGYEMSYGLYYINVKDPSLKRQPKLSAKWYTNFLKRKPMDPKVTIEIGKNQLFPSHASLLDNAK; translated from the exons ATGGAAAAGGACCGATCAATCCCAAAGGATTAGAGTATTACAACAACCTTATAAATGAATTGATAAGCCATG GAATCCAACCACATGTTACATTACACCATTGGGATCTACCACAAAAACTTGAGGATGAATACGGAGGATGGGTTAATCGAAGCATTGT GAAAGATTTCACCGCATATGCTGAAGTGTGCTTCAGAGAATTTGGTGATAGAGTTAAGTATTGGACGACGGTGAATGAAGGCAATGTGTATGCATCGTTTGGTTATGATCTTGGAATGTTACCACCGCAGAGGTGTTCTCCTTCTTTTCAAGCTAACTGCTCAAGGGGAAATTCGTCGACTGAGCCATATTTGGTAGCTCATCATATGTTATTAGCACATGCTTCAGCTGCAAGATTGTATAGGAAAAAATATAAG GGTACGCAACATGGTTTTATTGGGTTTAATCTTCTTACTTTTGGTTTTGTGCCACTGACAAATACTAGTGAAGATATAATTGCCACTCAACGGGTCCAAGATTTCATGATTGGGTG GTTCCTAAACCCATTTACATTTGGTGACTACCCTGATATAATGAAAAAGAATGCTGGTTCGAGAATTCCTTCCTTCACCAAAAAAGAATCAAACCTTGTCAAAGGCTCAATTGACTTCTTAGGAATAAACTTTTACTTCTCATTTTATGTTAAGAACAGCCCTGCCATCCAACAAATCAAGGATAGAGATTACATGGAAGATATAGAAGTGGAAACTATAC AACTTACAACAAATGATACATCTCCATTTGAG GTTCCGATTACACCATGGATGTTGCAAGGTGTGCTAGACTCGGTGAAGAAAGATTATGGAAATTTTCCAATTTACATACAAGAAAATG GTCAACAAACATTGAGTAATTCATCATTGGATGATTGGTCTAGGGTGAAGTATTTGCATGAATACATTGGGGCCATGGCTAATGCACTAAG GAGTGGATCAAATGTGAAAGGCTATTTTGTTTGGTGCTTCTTGGATGGGTTTGAATTATTGGGTGGATATGAAATGAGTTATGGCTTATATTACATTAATGTGAAAGATCCAAGTTTGAAGAGACAACCTAAACTCTCTGCTAAATGGTACACAAATTTTCTTAAGAGGAAACCTATGGATCCAAAGGTTACAATTGAAATTGGTAAGAATCAACTTTTTCCTTCACATGCATCCTTGCTGGATAATGCCAAGTAA